The sequence GAAAATAGCTTCCCACTCAAGGCCAATCTACGAAGGAACTCCTGAGTGGTATGCTCTGTACAACAGGTACTACAACGAGGAACTCATAGAGAGGGGATTGCTTGAACCGGAAGAGGAGATGTAAGTTTATCTATCTAATTATCTTCTGGTCCCTCGCCTTCCCTTGGTTCTTCTACAGCTACTTTTTTGGTAAGAACTCTGTTTCGAAATTGAAAGAGCTTCGGGAAACAGAGGCTAAACTGGAAAAGGAACGAAATTTCTGGAAACTCCAGAATGAAATTTTGGAAGAGAAAATAAACCAGATTGAAGCAAACAAAAGGTTCTACTACGAAAAACTTGCAAGAGAGATGTTTTTAAAGGGAAAGGATAACGAAGAGGTGATACTCTTTGTTAAGTAGAATACGAGATTACTTTAAAGCTTACGGTTACTGGAAGGAACCTTTCTTAAATTTTGAATTTTTAGGTAGAATAGATGTAAAATTGGTTCATGAAACATTTTTTCTGAAGGATTATGAGATAAATTCCTCCTACTATCTCTTAGGAAAAAATGTAAGGGACAAAATCGAAGCAAAGAAAGTATTTAAAAACTTAACTAAATCCTGGAAAAATTTTTTAAGTCTGCCCAACGACCACTACTTGACCTGTATTGTTGTTCTGTTTAACTCAAAAGAGGAGTTTCCAATTGATAACTTCTATGAGGAGAAGTTTCTCCTGTTAGGGATAAGAGGGAAAATCGTACTTGTTGGAGGAATTCAGAGAGAGAATACCTTAATCTTTCCCAAGAAGATAAAAAGTAGGGAGGCAAGGGAGTTTTTAAACGCCCTCAAAGCCTCCATAGAATTAAGTTCTTAAATTCCTCCCTGTCATAAATACCCTTGACGTCCAAAACAATGGGTCTTGATTTTGATATTGATTCAAAAAACTCTGGTTTTAGTCCCTTAAACTGGTCGTGTTTAACTGCAACTATAACGGCATCGTAGGGAGCTCCCTCCTGCGGGCTCCCTATCAGTTCTATTCCGTACTCCCTCTTAACCTCTTCCGGGTAGGCATAGGGGTCGTAAATAAAAGGCTGAACTCCGTACGAGAGGAGTTCATTGTATATGTCAACAATCCTCGTATTTCTAACATCCCTTATATTTTCCTTAAATGTAATACCTAAAATCAAAACCTTTGAGTCTAAAATTTGCTTTCCTTCCTTTATCATGAGCTTAACGGCATTTTCAGCAACAAACTTTCCCATTGAGTCGTTAATTCTTCTACCTGCCAGTATTACCTCGGGATGGTAGCCAATCTCCTGAGCTTTAAACGTTAAGTAGTAAGGGTCAACGCCAATACAGTGGCCTCCTACAAGTCCCGGTTCAAACTTGAGAAAGTTCCACTTTGTTCCCGCTGCCTCAAGGACGTCCCTAGTGTCTATTCCCATCCTGTGGAAAATGAGAGCCAACTCGTTCATTAAAGCTATGTTTAAGTCCCTCTGTGTGTTCTCTATTACCTTTGCAGCTTCGGCGGTTTTTATGTTGGGAGCTCTGTGGACACCGGCCTCAATTACAGAGCCGTAGATTTTCTCAAGGAGCTCTGCCGTTTCAGGGGTATCTCCTGAAACGACCTTCACTATCTTATCTATGGTGTGCTTTTTATCTCCAGGATTGACCCTCTCAGGAGAGTAACCAACAAA is a genomic window of Balnearium lithotrophicum containing:
- a CDS encoding FtsB family cell division protein → MNRKRRCKFIYLIIFWSLAFPWFFYSYFFGKNSVSKLKELRETEAKLEKERNFWKLQNEILEEKINQIEANKRFYYEKLAREMFLKGKDNEEVILFVK
- a CDS encoding nucleotide sugar dehydrogenase, producing MAKVPNFKEFLEGKERICIVGLGYVGLPLAVLLGKRFNVVGFDIDEERVSELQRNYDRTGEISEEELKNSKVDYTTNPEKISDCSLIIVTVPTPIDVHKIPDLRPVKSATRTVGRYMKPKTVVVYESTVYPGVTEEICVPILEKESGLKWKEDFFVGYSPERVNPGDKKHTIDKIVKVVSGDTPETAELLEKIYGSVIEAGVHRAPNIKTAEAAKVIENTQRDLNIALMNELALIFHRMGIDTRDVLEAAGTKWNFLKFEPGLVGGHCIGVDPYYLTFKAQEIGYHPEVILAGRRINDSMGKFVAENAVKLMIKEGKQILDSKVLILGITFKENIRDVRNTRIVDIYNELLSYGVQPFIYDPYAYPEEVKREYGIELIGSPQEGAPYDAVIVAVKHDQFKGLKPEFFESISKSRPIVLDVKGIYDREEFKNLILWRL